The genomic segment CCTGAAAGCATCGGCATTGTGATTGAAAGGATGTGGAGTCGTCATAATATTTCCGGCAATGATTAATGTCGGGGTCTCTTCCACCCCGAATGCCCTGGCCAGTTGCAATGCCTTCCGTACCTCTGCAGCCTTTGCTCCTGATCTCAACTTGCTGTTGAAATCACTGCCCAGGCCGATTTTTTTTGCCAGATCCTTCAGTACCTCTATATTGCCGATATCCCTTCTCTGAACAAAATTGGCGTTAAAGATAGCCTTCCTCATCTGTTCAGCCTTTCCCGCATCTTCTGCCAGAAGATATGCTTCCGAGGGTTTGGAAGAGCCCTTTCCCCAGTAAATAAACATGGATTTCCATTTGGTCTTTTTGGGAAAGTTTCCTTTTATAACGGGGATCGAGTTTTCAAAGGCATAACAGTTGCCGCAGTAAAAACTGAGAAACTGGACTATACCGACAGTTTTACCGTTGTAGTTGTACTGAAGACCCGGCACCTGTGTGTAAACACCCTTTATGGAAGGGCCCTGTTCCGCCAGGAGAGGTGATGCAGCAAAAACAAACAGAAACAGCATGACAACCACTCTTTTGAATTTCATCTTTTCCTCCTATTCATGTCTGATCTTTTCCAGATAAACTGGATAATTGAAATCGGGACTGTTGCTCTTTGTGTGGCATTTTTTACAGGTTTTTTCTGTCACAGGCTGCAAGGGGGTGGAATAGTCGGACACGTGATCCCTGCCCTGACCGTGGCATACCTCGCACTGGACATTAGCCAGCCCCGGTGTTGTTGCAATACTGTAAAAACCCCCTTTCTCCCCGAAGCCGACCGTATGACATTTAAGGCATTCCGGGTCAGACGACTTGCCCCTCCGTTTCAGCGACAGGAACGCATTGGCATGCCTTGTTCGCTGCCAGGTCTTCACAAAGGGCTGATGGCATTTGCCACACTCGGTAACACCGGCATAGGAGGTCTTACCGGCAGGCGGTTTTTTGTTATCTGAAAGCCTGGCAACCATCATGTCATACTCCTTTAAAACCTTCCTGACATCCTTGTCTTCCATGATGTCCTTATCCAGTGTTTGCCATCGGTGTTCGAAACCCGAAACCTTACCTTTATTGTTAATTTGAAGAGTCAGTATTCCCAGCTTTTTGCCCTCCGGATAGCCTGATACGACAACGGAGCCGTTTATCTTCACGGGTTTATCCAGTATTTCCCCTGAGGACAGGATTATCACATCCCAACCCTTAAGAGAAACTAAACCGGACAGGGACCGGTCGGTGAGAAGGATGTTCAGCCTGCCCTCCTGGTAATCCCTCTCATCTGCGGTTATGTTTATATCAATGCCTTTTTCCCTTATTGACAACGATTTCCTGAACAAGGGGCCCTTTGCAACAACAGGGACAGACAGCTTTTTAACAAGAGGGTCAAGGAACCCCGGTGAAAAATCCTTTTCGTTGTTCATAAAAGCAACCGCATCATATTGCATTAAGCTGAATGCCTTCAGCATGGCTTCAGCCTTGAGCCTCCCCTGAGGGGTATCTTTATCAGTAAAATTACCGGCATCTATAAGGACAAAAGGAGAGAGTTCATTTGCATGTCCGTCAATATATCCGGCCCTCCTGGCCACACCGCCTGACTCCGACTTCCTGGTGCAACCGCAGGGTTCGAGTTCACCTGACACACTGCCGGTATAAAGGATATTGAGTTTATTCTCTTCACCGGATGCAATTACGGGAGACAGAACCATTAAGAGATAGATACAGATACTAACTGCCAGGCATGTATATTTGTATGTTCTGACGATCATTATAATCTATAATGATACATATAAAGTTTGAAGATATTATGAAGAGACGAAAATGCGGGAATATATAAGTCCGTGTATAAACTCAATTTTGCTATCCGTCATTCCGGCAGTCCTTAAGCCGGAATCTTCTGCGTGCTGTTTTTAGCGGTAATAAGCGGTTATCCCTTGAGCACCCTTGTGGAGTTCAGTACGGCTAAGATGGCAACACCCACGTCAGCAAATACCGCCTCCCACATGGTTGCCATACCGAGAGCACCGAATATTATGAAAAAACCTTTTATCCCGAGGGCCATGGTTATATTACCGAATACAATCCTGCTGGTCCTTCTTGAGATATGCATTGCGTCAAGCAGTCCGGAGAGCCTGTCCTTCATGAGTACCACGTCGGCGGCCTCTATGGCGGCGTCGGAGCCGAGCCCGCCCATTGCGATCCCGATATCCGATGCCGTAAGCACCGGGGCGTCGTTAATGCCGTCGCCCACAAAGCCTATCTTGTGCCTGCTCCCGTCAATCTCGTCTTCGAG from the bacterium BMS3Abin08 genome contains:
- the ziaA gene encoding zinc-transporting ATPase: MGDGINDAPVLTASDIGIAMGGLGSDAAIEAADVVLMKDRLSGLLDAMHISRRTSRIVFGNITMALGIKGFFIIFGALGMATMWEAVFADVGVAILAVLNSTRVLKG
- the dsbA gene encoding thiol:disulfide interchange protein DsbA precursor — its product is MKFKRVVVMLFLFVFAASPLLAEQGPSIKGVYTQVPGLQYNYNGKTVGIVQFLSFYCGNCYAFENSIPVIKGNFPKKTKWKSMFIYWGKGSSKPSEAYLLAEDAGKAEQMRKAIFNANFVQRRDIGNIEVLKDLAKKIGLGSDFNSKLRSGAKAAEVRKALQLARAFGVEETPTLIIAGNIMTTPHPFNHNADAFRKNVITIISSIVKK
- the cycA1 gene encoding cytochrome c-554 precursor; protein product: MIVRTYKYTCLAVSICIYLLMVLSPVIASGEENKLNILYTGSVSGELEPCGCTRKSESGGVARRAGYIDGHANELSPFVLIDAGNFTDKDTPQGRLKAEAMLKAFSLMQYDAVAFMNNEKDFSPGFLDPLVKKLSVPVVAKGPLFRKSLSIREKGIDINITADERDYQEGRLNILLTDRSLSGLVSLKGWDVIILSSGEILDKPVKINGSVVVSGYPEGKKLGILTLQINNKGKVSGFEHRWQTLDKDIMEDKDVRKVLKEYDMMVARLSDNKKPPAGKTSYAGVTECGKCHQPFVKTWQRTRHANAFLSLKRRGKSSDPECLKCHTVGFGEKGGFYSIATTPGLANVQCEVCHGQGRDHVSDYSTPLQPVTEKTCKKCHTKSNSPDFNYPVYLEKIRHE